A window of Cytophagia bacterium CHB2 contains these coding sequences:
- a CDS encoding NAD(P)H-dependent oxidoreductase subunit E, whose product MSLNLSQASLDRIAEVLTHYPAENKRAALLPILHLVQEEKGYIPVEMEEGIAALVGVPVVKVKEVLSFYTWFRQKPVGKYHFQVCRTISCTLRGHREIMTLLEKKLGIKDGETSADGKFTLTAVECLASCETAPMMQLNEKYIDNLTPEKIDEILAGLK is encoded by the coding sequence ATGAGTTTGAATCTGTCGCAGGCTTCACTTGATCGTATTGCCGAAGTGTTGACACATTATCCTGCGGAAAACAAGCGCGCCGCGCTTCTGCCCATCTTGCATCTGGTGCAGGAAGAGAAGGGCTATATTCCTGTTGAAATGGAAGAAGGAATTGCGGCGCTGGTGGGTGTGCCGGTGGTGAAGGTGAAAGAAGTTCTTTCGTTTTATACCTGGTTCCGCCAAAAGCCGGTGGGCAAGTATCATTTTCAAGTGTGCCGCACGATCTCCTGCACGCTGCGCGGCCATCGCGAAATCATGACGCTTCTCGAGAAAAAACTCGGCATCAAAGATGGCGAAACGTCTGCCGACGGAAAATTCACGCTAACCGCGGTCGAATGCCTGGCCTCCTGCGAAACCGCGCCCATGATGCAATTGAACGAGAAGTACATCGACAACCTGACGCCGGAGAAGATTGATGAGATTTTGGCGGGGTTGAAATAA
- a CDS encoding DUF2442 domain-containing protein, with the protein MISIKSVKPLERFNVLLTFSNGDQKVVNLEPLLRGPIFEPLKNDPEFFRSVRVDEELGTIVWSNGADIDPDVLYGTHVPAWMEEDKALAS; encoded by the coding sequence ATGATTTCCATCAAAAGTGTTAAGCCGCTAGAAAGATTCAACGTGTTACTAACATTCTCGAATGGTGATCAAAAAGTAGTAAATCTTGAACCTTTATTGAGAGGCCCGATTTTTGAGCCGCTGAAGAATGATCCGGAATTTTTTCGTTCAGTTCGAGTTGATGAAGAGTTGGGCACGATTGTATGGAGCAACGGTGCAGATATTGATCCTGACGTGCTTTATGGAACCCATGTCCCTGCTTGGATGGAAGAAGATAAAGCTTTGGCTTCATAG
- a CDS encoding DUF4160 domain-containing protein, giving the protein MPTISRFFGIVIGMFYDDHIPPHFHVKYAEHSAKVSIDTLEITEGRLPRRVLALVLEWAALHRDELRQNWQQARAGMPLNDIEPLE; this is encoded by the coding sequence ATGCCAACGATCAGCCGATTCTTTGGAATCGTCATTGGTATGTTTTATGACGATCACATTCCGCCGCATTTTCATGTAAAGTATGCGGAACATAGCGCTAAGGTTTCGATTGACACTCTTGAAATAACCGAAGGCCGTTTGCCTCGCCGGGTGTTGGCTTTGGTGTTGGAGTGGGCGGCTCTTCATCGCGATGAGTTACGACAAAACTGGCAACAAGCAAGAGCCGGTATGCCGTTGAACGATATCGAGCCTCTTGAATAG